The segment AATGGATCAATCCACTTTTCGCCATCCCAAGCCATGACATAATCTTTGACATTGCCATTTATCGAAAGAAATTTTCCAGCGACAAAGAGCAAATTGTGGTACACGGCCATGTCATTGACATAGGAGTTGGATCCATAGATCCCATTTTGAAGCGAATGCCAACCTGCATCGTCGTATTTCAGGATTTCGTTACCGCCATTTTCGTCTTCGAAGTTGCCGGCAAAATAGTAGGCACCCTGAAAATAGACGACACTTTTTACTACTTCTCGATCGCCTGCCTGCCATGGCAACGGCGAACCAAATGACTCCCAAGTGCTACCGTTCCACTTTGCGATATGGTCGATGGCTTGACCACTGATTGAATCGTAGGTTCCGGTAGCGAATAGGTTGTCATTCGCAATCGATAAGTAGGAGGGTCCTGTGGGATTACCGCAAGCTTGCCAATGGACTCCATCCCAGGTCGCCAAGTAGGAAGTGGAATTCAGTCCGACGCCATCTAATTTTTCAAATTGTCCCCCCGCAAAAATTTTAGAATGGTATACAATTACAGAGTTGGAGGTGTTGTAAGAAAATGGGCGATGTCCTAATCCGGAATCAAGAGCATGCCATCTTTCCCCATCAAATTTGGCAATGCACCCTACGTAGTTCGAGCCTGCATTGTTAAATTGACCTGCGGCAAAAAGTGTATTGGTAGCGGAATCATAATACAATTGGTTGATGAATCGATTGACGCCGCCATCGACTTCTTGCCAGATCTGCCCCTTCCCAACCCCAAAACAGGTCAGAAGCAGGCACAGCAGAAGGTATCGCATGATTGTTCTCAT is part of the Bacteroidota bacterium genome and harbors:
- a CDS encoding T9SS type A sorting domain-containing protein, with translation MRTIMRYLLLCLLLTCFGVGKGQIWQEVDGGVNRFINQLYYDSATNTLFAAGQFNNAGSNYVGCIAKFDGERWHALDSGLGHRPFSYNTSNSVIVYHSKIFAGGQFEKLDGVGLNSTSYLATWDGVHWQACGNPTGPSYLSIANDNLFATGTYDSISGQAIDHIAKWNGSTWESFGSPLPWQAGDREVVKSVVYFQGAYYFAGNFEDENGGNEILKYDDAGWHSLQNGIYGSNSYVNDMAVYHNLLFVAGKFLSINGNVKDYVMAWDGEKWIDPFPDIQFWFEAYDLEVIAGKLYIVAPVTSNQIRRMHTLAHFDGTYFCIFGSGKESLLNVAGMEGRLFVSGAPNPVPPLFDIHYIAEWMGGNTTDSCIYQPVSVSSDTISSTFDILVFPNPAYQSFKIETNPAFSSFTLRIHDITGREVAASRTYRAGDPPVDVTHLSAGLYFVEVRVKDRVEVIKLVKEN